Genomic window (Mesorhizobium sp. M4B.F.Ca.ET.058.02.1.1):
TTCTTCAGCGCGTAGCCGCCGGTAGCGACGAAATCGATGACGCGGTCGAAGGTCTCGCGCTCCAGCGCGGCATAGGGGGCGGCGCTTCTCACCTCCACGAATAGATGCCCGGCATCGAAGGGTCCGCCGCAGGCCACGCCCAGCACATGCTGCGACAGCACATCGAGCGCGCCCTTGATCAGCGGCGGCGTGTCCTGCGCGCCAAGATAGTTGGCGTCGAGGGCGGCGCGGCATTCCAGCACCTCGAAACGGTTGGCCGGAATCAGGATCGCCTTGGACGGCTCATCCATGCGGTGGTTGGCGCGGCCGATGCGCTGCGCCAGCCGGCTTGCCCCCTTGGGCGCGCCGACATGCACGACCAGATCGACATCGCCCCAGTCGATACCGAGATCGAGCGTCGAGGTGGCGACGATGGCGCGTAGTGCATTCTCTCCCATCGCCTTCTCGACACGCCGGCGCTGGCCGACATCGAGCGAGCCGTGATGCAGCGCGATCGGCAGCGAATCCTCGTTTGCCCGCCACAGCTCCTGGAACAGCAGTTCGGCCTGGCTGCGGGTGTTGACGAACAAAATCGTCGTGCGGTGTCTTTTGATCGCCTCGTAGATTTCCGGGATGGCATAGCGGGCCGAATGACCGGACCACGGCACGCGCTCCTGCGAATCGAGAATGGAGATGTCGGGCTTGGCGCCGCCTGCCACGGTGATCAGTCCGGCCATCTCGCCGGGTGGGTTCTGCGCGACCAGCCAGCGGCGCAACTCGTCGGGCTCGGCGACGGTCGCGGAAAGCCCGATCGTCTGCAGATTGGGAACGAAAGCGCGCAGCCGCGCCAGGCCGAGCGCCAGCAGATGACCGCGCTTCGAGGTGACCAGCGAATGCAGTTCGTCGAGCACGATGTAGCGCAAATCCTCGAAGAAGCGTCTTGCATCGTTCGAGGCGATCAACAGGGCAAGCTGCTCGGGCGTCGTCAGCAGGATGTCGGGCGGCGCCAGCTTCTGCCTTTGGCGCTTGTGCGAAGGCGTGTCGCCGGTGCGCGTCTCGATGGTGACGGGAAGCCCGATCTCTTCCACTGGCTTGCCGAGATTGCGCTCGATGTCGACGGCCAGCGCCTTGAGCGGCGAAATGTAGAGCGTGTGGATGCCGCGATGCGCCTCGCCGGGCTTCCGCCTGGGACGGTTGGCAAGTTCGATCAGCGAAGGCATGAAGCCGGCGAGCGTCTTGCCGGCGCCGGTCGGCGCGATCAGCAGCACCGACTGGCCGGCTTGCGCCCGCGCCAAAAGTTCAAGCTGATGGGCGCGCGGCGACCAGCCCTTCTGCCCGAACCATCTGACGAATGGCTCGGGCAGCACCACGGCGGCATTCCGTTCGGCAAGGCGCGGCTGCTCTGTCACGCGCCAGAGGTAGCGCGACGGCGCGCGATCGCCAAGAAAAATCGGAACAAAAGGGGATCAACGTTCCTCGCCCCGTTTACGGGGAGAGGAAGGTCAGGGCCGCCGAAACCCCGTCGGGCCGCCATAGAGATAGCCGATGCGCTCGACGGCCTCCTTCAGCCCTTCGCGCGAGACCAGCATTGTGTGGCCGTTGGCGTGGATCATGGTGTCGGGGTCGGTCATGATCGCGACATGGCCCTTCCAGAAGACGAGGTCGCCGCGCCGCAAGCCCGCGAAGTCAGGTCCCGGATCGAGCGGCTCGCCGATCGATGCCGCCTGCATGTCGGAGTCGCGCAGCACGTCCTTGCCCGTCATGCGCATCGCCAATTGCACGAGGCCGGAGCAGTCGATGCCGAAGCCGGAGACGCCGCCCCACAGATAGGGCGTGCCGAGAAAACCCTCCGCAACCGAAACATAGTCGGTCGCAACTTCGCCTATGGATCGCAGATGGGCCGCGATAAGCGCCTGGCCGGACGACAAAAGGGCATAGGGCGTGCCGCGCGTTTCGGCCGAGCCCGTCACAGTCACCGCCGAGCCCATCGACAATTGGCCGCTTACCGGGATGCGCAGGTCAGGGCCAGGATAGAGGAAGGTGCGCGGCACCGAGACGACATGGGTCGGCGCGTGATCCCTCGCCCCAAGCACGGTGTCGGCGACATAGCCGACATAACCGTCGCGCTCGGCCTGGATCCAGGCCCAGCCTTCCCTCTCCTCGAAGACCAGGACATCGTCGCCGAACACGGCCTGCGTGTTGACGCCGGCATCCCAGCGCGGTGCCTTGCGCAGATCCGCCACCGGAACGGAAATCCGCGCCGGTAGCCCGGCGACGAAACGCTCGGCTGAAACCTCGCCTTTCAGCCTGGCATCGGCGAGATCGGAACGGAAGGCGTGGAGGCGGGCATCCCTGGCGGTCAAATCGGCACTCGGTCAGATGGACGATCGGTCAGATGGGCAGTTCATGGGCCCTAGCGATGATACCATCGCCGAAGCGCTCGACAAAGAGCGCGCCCTCGACGGTACGCCTGATCAGGACGTTGCGCTTGTCGAGCTCATCGCGGTGGCGCGACACCAGCTTCAGCGCGCCCATCGTGTCGAGCGCTCGCGTGATGACCGGCTTGGTGACGTTGAGCCGGGCCGCGAGCCCACGCACCGTATGCGGCGGCGGGTCGAGATAGATGGTGAACAGGATCGCCGTCTGGCGCATGGTGAGATCGGGCGCGCCGTCGCGCACCTGCGACAGCATCACCTGCTGCCACAGTCTGAGAGCCTGGCTGGGGCGCATCGAGATCGACATCGCCCCAGCATGCCGGCAAATTGTTTCGGTTCCGTTTCAGTACCGGCGTATTTGGCCCCAAAGGCATCACCCGAAACGCCTGGAGATAATCCGCTCCAGCGCGCGAATGCCCTGCGCCTCGCCGCCGGCAATGCCATGCGCG
Coding sequences:
- a CDS encoding ligase-associated DNA damage response DEXH box helicase, with protein sequence MTEQPRLAERNAAVVLPEPFVRWFGQKGWSPRAHQLELLARAQAGQSVLLIAPTGAGKTLAGFMPSLIELANRPRRKPGEAHRGIHTLYISPLKALAVDIERNLGKPVEEIGLPVTIETRTGDTPSHKRQRQKLAPPDILLTTPEQLALLIASNDARRFFEDLRYIVLDELHSLVTSKRGHLLALGLARLRAFVPNLQTIGLSATVAEPDELRRWLVAQNPPGEMAGLITVAGGAKPDISILDSQERVPWSGHSARYAIPEIYEAIKRHRTTILFVNTRSQAELLFQELWRANEDSLPIALHHGSLDVGQRRRVEKAMGENALRAIVATSTLDLGIDWGDVDLVVHVGAPKGASRLAQRIGRANHRMDEPSKAILIPANRFEVLECRAALDANYLGAQDTPPLIKGALDVLSQHVLGVACGGPFDAGHLFVEVRSAAPYAALERETFDRVIDFVATGGYALKNYERYARIRRTKEGLWRVSHPSVAQQYRLNVGTIVEMPELNVRYVRQGRGMAGRGGPVLGKVEEYFAETLRPGDNFLFAGKVLRFEGIRENECVVSNGAGANIIVPSYAGGKFPLSTYLAEQVRGMLADSDRWQALPEQVADWLRLQKEKSVLPKRGDLLVETFPRGNRHYMVAYPFGGRLAHQTLGMLLTRRLERAHARPLGFVATDYSLAVWALDDMAALFRAKKPSLGQLFDEDMLGDDLEAWLNDSWMLKRTFRTCAVIAGLIEKRFPGQEKSGRQVTVSADLIYDVLRSHEPDHILLQATRTDASAGLLDVSRLAEMLSRVRGRIVHKHLDQISPLAIPVMLEIGKEPVNGGANETLLMEAADLVEEAMGR
- a CDS encoding NlpC/P60 family protein → MTARDARLHAFRSDLADARLKGEVSAERFVAGLPARISVPVADLRKAPRWDAGVNTQAVFGDDVLVFEEREGWAWIQAERDGYVGYVADTVLGARDHAPTHVVSVPRTFLYPGPDLRIPVSGQLSMGSAVTVTGSAETRGTPYALLSSGQALIAAHLRSIGEVATDYVSVAEGFLGTPYLWGGVSGFGIDCSGLVQLAMRMTGKDVLRDSDMQAASIGEPLDPGPDFAGLRRGDLVFWKGHVAIMTDPDTMIHANGHTMLVSREGLKEAVERIGYLYGGPTGFRRP
- a CDS encoding MarR family winged helix-turn-helix transcriptional regulator; translated protein: MSISMRPSQALRLWQQVMLSQVRDGAPDLTMRQTAILFTIYLDPPPHTVRGLAARLNVTKPVITRALDTMGALKLVSRHRDELDKRNVLIRRTVEGALFVERFGDGIIARAHELPI